In one Aricia agestis chromosome 21, ilAriAges1.1, whole genome shotgun sequence genomic region, the following are encoded:
- the LOC121737742 gene encoding facilitated trehalose transporter Tret1-like: MEDGNGNLSADVGGAAGAGGSGEDKNGHSKALRRLETVPDIKRDTSGINTQYIATGIVNIGAFAAGVCVAWSSSALPLLTRHEPVAQAHSVDGFFNATEPELRLTQSEASWVASLLCLGALWGAVPAGLISEYFGRKKTLLYLALPLVVSWILVASSPNVYGLYVGRFVGGVAVGAFSVGIPPYVEDIAEKQILPALVNFYHVHFACGVLTGYVIGLVQSTSWLSMLCAIIPVAFFIAFIFLPESPAYLMSQGKFTEAKASLTYFRGIDNDIDSEFKILKENLRNYAKNRVTFKELFSTKSTIKALVVSYGLMVFQQMSGIYPVLFYAESIFTKFSISLTSSAASVILGFCLVTATYFSTMFLKRIRRRVLLLTSFLSMAVSLGSLAIYYHLRASNMSTSNTWVPVFSLCLFVSVYAAGVGPIPWLMLREIFAPNVRRRATAITAGFHWFLAFGVTKLYYNLVVVVGPGWTLWHFAVTCLIGAIFVFFFVPETKGRTLEEIHDEFDGIHTPRKHTHVIQIEAVTGA, translated from the exons TGGAAGATGGCAACGGCAATTTATCCGCCGACGTGGGCGGAGCGGCCGGAGCGGGTGGATCGGGCGAGGACAAGAACGGCCACTCGAAGGCTCTCCGGCGGCTGGAGACGGTGCCGGACATCAAGCGGGACACGTCCGGCATCAACACACAGTACATCGCTACGGGGATAG TGAACATAGGCGCGTTTGCTGCAGGAGTTTGCGTGGCCTGGTCATCGTCAGCTCTTCCACTGCTGACGAGACATGAACCG GTGGCTCAAGCACATTCGGTGGACGGTTTCTTCAATGCAACGGAACCTGAGCTAAGG CTGACCCAATCCGAGGCGTCGTGGGTGGCGTCGCTGCTGTGTCTCGGCGCGTTGTGGGGCGCGGTACCCGCGGGGCTCATCTCCGAGTACTTCGGCAGGAAGAAGACGCTGCTTTACCTGGCGCTGCCGCTGGTTGTGTCGTGGATACTGGTGGCCTCAAG TCCAAACGTGTACGGTCTATACGTGGGGAGATTCGTCGGAGGAGTGGCCGTGGGCGCATTCAGTGTTGGCATACCGCCGTACGTCGAGGACATAGCCGAGAAACAGATTCTACCGGCGCTGGTCAACTTCTACCACGTGCATTTCGCGTGTGGTGTACTCACTGGATACGTTATTG GTCTTGTTCAAAGCACCTCATGGCTCTCGATGCTTTGCGCAATCATTCCAGTGGCATTCTTCATAGCGTTCATCTTCCTACCTGAATCACCGGCCTACCTCATGTCCCAGGGAAAGTTCACCGAAGCCAAAGCATCTTTGACCTACTTCCGAGGAATAGACAACGACATCGACTCCGAGTTCAAGATTCTGAAGGAGAACCTCAGGAATTATGCCAAGAATAGGGTCACCTTCAAAGAGCTGTTCAGCACCAAATCGACTATCAAGGCTCTAGTCGTCTCCTACGGTTTGATGGTCTTCCAGCAGATGAGTGGCATTTATCCTGTTCTGTTCTACGCCGAAagcattttcacaaaattttccATTTCCCTTACTTCTTCTGCGGCATCTGTTATTCTCGGCTTCTGCTTAGTCACAGCTACGTATTTCTCGACGATGTTCCTCAAACGGATCAGACGTCGTGTCCTGCTCCTAACTTCATTCTTGTCCATGGCAGTGTCTCTTGGATCCCTCGCTATTTACTACCATTTGCGAGCATCGAATATGTCCACTTCTAACACCTGGGTACCTGTCTTCTCTTTATGTTTATTCGTTTCTGTATACGCTGCTGGCGTCGGTCCCATACCTTGGTTGATGCTGAGAGAGATCTTCGCGCCGAACGTGAGGAGGCGTGCCACAGCCATAACCGCTGGTTTCCATTGGTTCCTGGCCTTCGGGGTAACGAAGTTATATTACAACTTGGTAGTAGTCGTCGGACCAGGCTGGACCCTCTGGCATTTCGCAGTGACTTGCCTGATTGGAGCAATTTTCGTCTTCTTCTTCGTGCCCGAAACGAAAGGAAGGACATTGGAGGAGATCCACGATGAGTTTGACGGCATCCATACGCCGAGGAAGCACACGCATGTGATTCAGATAGAAGCAGTTACCGGTGCATAG